The sequence GACAAATCCGTTCATTTCATCAGCAGAGATGTTCTGCTTTTTCTTATTTTGAAATGGCATGATCCGAAACAACTTTTCCAATATCGCTTTTTGGTTGTACGTTAATTTATAAAAATAATTTTCCCGGATTAAATAGCGATAACTATTAAGAAAATAAAACTCAGACAAATCGTTCATTTCCAGCGTGTAACTATTGGTTGCCTGGTAATCTAATTGAAAGGTTAAATGTTCCTCTATATTTCCTTTTTGAATATTGCTATATTCTTTATTCGTATCCAAGCGGAATGTGTAGTTGATATCCTCAAACAAATCCAGTAATGGGTCTACCAGACTGGGTGGAACATAGATACTTCTAGGGTTCTCCAGTTTGATTACATAACTGTTTCCAAACAAACGCTCCTGTTCATAGCAGGTTAAGAGCATTTCGATCATCTTTTGATCTTTGGAGGTAAAGTAGTGCGTATAGGGATAATACGTATAGCTTTGATTAACCCGATAAGCTTCTCCATTAGTCATCGCTTTTAAAAAGTTGCGGATATCACGAACCACATATGGTCGTTTATCACCAATTTTTATTTCTATACTCAATGCATACTGTGAATTTTTATTCGCTTTTATTAGGGACAAAACATATTCCGCTTCCACTTGCAAAGGGGTTTCGATGTCCTCTTGTTTATTACGGAACGTATGCAGTAATTGCTTGGCAAACAGATCGGTGTCCTGCGAAGGTGCCTCCTGGGCGCGACGATCCACTGCATAACGTCTTTTGTTTGATTGCGCATCTTGGGTAATGGCCAATAAGACAGCTGCTACATGTTTACACGTATCATGCGTTTCAAATGCTGGGCAATTACAAGTTGTGTCAATCTTCATATCATCAGTAAAATAAATGCGAATTGTATAAATCTTGGTTCCTTTAACAAGTCCACGCCAAGAATTAGTCTGTGGATTATAAGAGAGGCCATATACTTTGCCACTTTGGTAGTATTGATAGCCTCTATTGTAAAAACGTTCGCCAGTTAGCTGACGAATCGATTGTTCCGTCATTTGAATTTGCTGCAACTTGATCCCATCCTTATACAAAGAATCCATCATTATATTATAGCAGATTCTGCGACGTATGCCATCCAGATGATATTTTTATTTTCACCTTGTTTGAGAAGTGTTAAAATAGGAGAAGTTAAGGTTAGGTAAATAAGAAAGTAGGGTACAAACATGGGATTACAAGAAGAAGTGAAAAAAAGAAAGACGTTTGCGATCATTTCACACCCGGATGCCGGTAAAACAACGATGACTGAAAAATTGTTATTATTCGGTAATTTAATTCGATCAGCAGGTACGGTAAAAGGGAAAAAGTCGGGAAAATTTGCAACATCGGACTGGATGGAAATTGAAAAGCAACGTGGTATTTCGGTAACATCCAGTGTGATGAACTTTGAATATAAAGGTCACAAGGTTAATATCCTTGATACGCCTGGACACGAAGATTTCAGTGAGGATACGTACCGAACGTTGACAGCAGTTGACAGTGTTGTCATGATTATTGATGCGACTAAAGGTATTGAAGCACAAACAATTAAGCTGTTCAAGGTTTGTAAAATGCGAGGTATTCCGATCTTTACCTTTATTAATAAGCTTGACCGTGAAGGGCGAGAACCACTGGAATTGTTAGATCAGATTGAAGAAGTGTTAAATATTGAAACGTATCCGATGAATTGGCCGGTAGGAATGGGGAAAAGGTTTCTAGGCATTCTGGACCGTTATCAAGACCAATTTATTAAATTTAATGGTAATGAGGAAGAGTCATATATTCCAATGTCAGAAATGGATCAGGATGAAATCACCCAGCATCCTACTTATCAGGAAACGGTTGATGAATTAGAACTATTAAATGAAGCAGGCGATCAATTTTCTATCGATCGTGTATTAGAAGGGGAGCAAACACCTGTATTTTTTGGTAGTGCCCTTGCACCTTTTGGGGTACAGACCTTTTTCGATACGTTTATCGAATTAGCACCTGCACCAGGTCCACGCCGCACGACCGAAGAAGTCATAAGTCCTAATTACCCTGATTTCTCCGGATTCATTTTCAAAATTCAAGCAAATATGAATCCGCAGCACCGTGACAGAATCGCGTTTTTGCGAGTGTGTTCCGGTAAATTTGAGCGCGGGATGAATGTGACGTTAGCTCGAACTGGTAAGAGCATTCGGTTGGGACAGACACAACAATTCGTTGCTTCCTCCCGTGATACAGTTCAAGAAGCGTATGCTGGTGACATCATTGGCGTCTATGATCCAGGTTCCTATCGGATAGGGGATACTTTACTGGAAGGGAAAAATGTCTTTCAGTACGATGAGTTACCGCAGTTTCCACCAGAAATGTTCCAACGCGTAACGGCCAAGAACGTAATGAAAGCAAAGCAGTTCCGTAAGGGGATCGAACAGCTTGTCCAGGAAGGTGCAATCCAATTATTCCGCGGTTATCCAACCGATTCGATGATCATTGGTGCGGTAGGACAACTGCAGTATGAAGTATTTCAGCATCGTATGAAGAATGAATACAATGTGGAAGTCATGCTCGAATCTATTGGAGACCGGATACCGCGCTGGCTAAAAAAAGATCAAGTCGATCCGAAATTATTTGATGAACGTAACCTGCTGGTGAAAGATCGTGAAGAAGATTTCCTTGTCTTATTTAAAAATGATTTTGCATTACGCTGGTTCGTCGATAAACACCCAGATGTCGAACTGATCGATTTATTCGAAGTAAACCAATATGACCAAACAAGCCATAGCTAACGATAGCTATGGTTTTTTGATCAGTCTAGTAGTATATAAATACAGTCATAGAAGTAAATTTAAGTATTTCCTATCATATCTTTTTATCAACCTCGCACCTTTGGTTATAATGAAGAGGAAACCAATAAAACCCAAAACGAATATTTGTTCGCTTTTTTTAAAGCGATCGTGTATACTAATAGATAGATAAAGAGAACGGAGGTAATATGGTGGATCAACATACTTTTGATTTACAGGCACCTTATCAGCCGCAAGGGGATCAGCCTCGTGCGATTAAAGAGCTTGTAGAAGGTGTCGAAAACAATAAACGTCACCAGACATTACTAGGTGCTACAGGAACAGGTAAGACGTTTACAGTTAGTAATGTCGTGAAAGAAATTAACCGGCCGACGCTTGTGATCGCTCATAATAAAACACTTGCGGGGCAGTTATACAGTGAGTTTAAAGAGTTTTTTCCTAATAACGCAGTAGAGTATTTTGTCAGTTATTACGATTATTATCAGCCAGAAGCGTATGTACCGTCGACAGATACTTTTATAGAAAAAGATGCCAGTGTGAATGATGAAATTGATAAACTGCGACACTCTGCAACCTCTTCTTTGTTTGAACGAAATGATGTCCTGGTCGTTGCCAGCGTTTCGTGCATTTACGGTTTAGGTTCACCAGAAGAGTATAGCAGTCAAGTATTATCGCTGCGAGTAGGAATGGAAAAAGACCGTGATGAATTGTTAAGAGCATTGGTGGATATTCAGTATGCTCGCAATGATATTGACTTTCAGCGTGGTACCTTTCGCGTCCGTGGGGATTCAGTAGAAATAATTCCGGCATCAAGGGAAGAACATTGTGTGCGCATCGAATTTTTCGGTGATGAAATAGATCGTATCCGTGAAGTGGATGCCTTGACCGGTGAAATACTAGGGGATCGAGAACATATTGCGATATTCCCGGCATCTCACTTCGTAACGCGAGAAGAAAAATTAAAAGTAGCAATGGAAAATATAAAAAAGGAATTAAATGAGCAGCTTGCAAAATTTCGAGAAGAGGACAAACTGTTAGAAGCACAGCGCTTAGAACAGCGAACCAACTATGACCTTGAAATGATGGAAGAGATGGGATTCTGTTCAGGTATTGAAAATTATTCTCGTCATCTTTCCTTGCGAGATGCAGGTTCTACACCTTATACATTAATTGATTACTTTCCTGATGATTCGTTAATCGTCATCGATGAGTCTCATGTTACATTACCGCAAATTCGTGGTATGTATAATGGAGACCAGGCTCGTAAGAAAGTATTAGTTGATCATGGCTTCCGTTTACCATCGGCAATGGATAACCGTCCGCTGACTTTCGATGAATTTGAACAAAAAGCCAATCAGTTAATCTATGTCTCAGCCACTCCTGGACCGTATGAGCTCGAACATACACCGGTTATGACCGAACAAATTATTCGACCAACCGGATTATTGGATCCGGAAGTGGATATTCGTCCAATCGATGGGCAGGTAGATGATTTAATCGGTGAAATTAATAAACGTGTGGAAAGAAATGAACGAGTATTAGTGACGACCTTAACGAAAAAAATGTCTGAGGATTTAACTGATTATCTAAAAGAAGTCGGATTAAAAGTTGCTTACTTACACTCTGAAATTAAAACGCTGGAACGTATTGAAGTAATTCGGGACTTGCGTGTTGGTAAGTATGACGTTCTGGTCGGTATTAACTTATTACGTGAAGGATTAGATATTCCGGAGGTTTCCTTGGTAACTATTTTAGATGCAGATAAAGAAGGTTTCCTTCGTTCTGAGCGTTCTCTCATTCAAACAATGGGAAGGGCAGCGCGTAATGAGAATGGTAGAGTAATCATGTATGCAGATAAAGAGACGGATTCGATGAAACGTGCAATTGAAGAAACCTATAGACGTCGTGAAAAGCAGCAAGCATATAACGAAAAACATGGGATTACACCGCAAACGGTTAATAAAGGAGTACGTGATGTTATTCGCGCTACGATTGCGGCAGAAGACAAAGAGCAATACAACGAAAAAGCAAAAGAAGTTAGTAAAATGACGAAGAAAGAAAGAAAATCACTAATCGAACAAATGGAACAGGAAATGAAGCAGGCAGCTCGCGACCTCGACTTCGAGCGGGCGGCAGAGCTTCGTGATGCAGTATTAGAATTGAAAGCAGAAGGGTGAAAATAATGGCGAAAAAATCGATTTCAATACAAGGAGCGCGTGCTCATAATTTAAAAAACATTTCGATTGATATACCAAAAGATAAGCTGGTAGTGTTGACTGGTTTATCCGGATCCGGTAAGTCATCGCTAGCTTTTGATACGATCTATGCGGAAGGACAAAGACGATATGTCGAGTCCCTTTCCGCTTATGCTCGTCAGTTTTTAGGACAAATGGACAAACCTGATGTCGATTCAATTGAAGGGCTATCACCGGCTATTTCAATCGATCAGAAAACAACAAGTCGAAACCCGCGTTCTACTGTAGGAACGGTAACAGAAATTTACGATTATATGCGTTTGCTTTTTGCTCGGATTGGACATCCTATCTGTCCAATTCACGGGGAGGAAATCACGTCACAAACCGTAGAGCAAATGGTGGATCGAATTCTCACTTACCCGGAGCGGACAAAATTACAAATTCTTGCACCCGTTGTTTCCGGGCGAAAAGGAACCCACGCTAAAGTGTTAGAAGATCTTCAAAAAGAAGGGTACATTCGTTTGCGCGTGGACGGTGAGATGCGAGAGATAAGTGATGATATTGAACTGGACAAGAACAAGAATCACTCTATTGAAGTTGTCATTGACCGAATAGTGGTGAAAGAAGGTATTACAGGACGACTTTCTGACTCTATTGAAACAGCATTAAAGTTAGGCGAGGGCAAAGTAATTGTCGATGTCATTGGAGAAGAGGAGCTGCTCTTTAGTGAAAATCATGCTTGTCCGATATGCGGATTTTCCATTGATGAACTGGAACCACGCCTCTTTTCATTTAACAGTCCGTGGGGCGCATGTAAAACGTGTGATGGTTTAGGTTCACAACTGGAAGTCGATGTTGACCTAGTGATTCCAAATAAGGATCTAACATTAAACCAAGGTGCGATTGTCGCCTGGGAACCGACCAGTTCGCAATATTATCCGCAAATGCTAAAAAGTGTTTGTAATCATTATGGCATTGATATGGATGTCCCGGTTAAAAAACTGAGCAAACGTGACATGAATAGAATTTTAAAAGGAAGTGGCAAGGAAAAAATCTACTTCCGGTATGAGAATGATTATGGTATGACACGTGAAACAGACATATATTTTGAAGGTGTATTGAACAATATTGCTCGTCGCTATCGAGAGACATCCTCTGATTTCATTCGTGAACAGATGGAGAAATACATGGCGAATAAAGCATGTCCGACCTGTGAAGGCTATCGACTTAGTGATGAAGCACTTGCTGTCAAGGTAAATGATTTACACATTGGACAAGTGACGGAATTGTCCGTAACGGAAGCTATTCAGTTCTTCACCTCACTTAATTTGTCAGAAAAAGAGATTCAAATAGCAAAAATGATAGTCAATGAACTGGATGATCGTCTTACTTTTCTTAAGAACGTAGGACTGGACTACCTCACACTATCAAGAGCGGCAGGGACATTATCTGGTGGTGAGGCACAACGGATCCGTTTAGCAACGCAGATCGGTTCGGCCTTAACGGGGGTTCTGTATGTCCTGGATGAGCCATCGATTGGTCTGCATCAACGTGATAACGACCGTTTGATTCAGACATTAGAACGGATGCGTGATCTGGGTAATACATTAATTGTAGTTGAGCATGATGAAGACACCATGCTTGCCGCTGACTATTTGATCGATATTGGCCCAGGAGCTGGTGAACACGGTGGGGAAGTAGTCGCTCAAGGCACACCTAAACAGGTGATGAAGAAGAAGCGATCTTTAACCGGACAATATTTATCAGGTGAGAAATTTATCCCTGTTCCAGCTAAACGCTCTAAGCCTGATAATCGTTATTTAGAAATCATCGGTGCTGAAGAGAATAACTTGAAAAACGTTGATGTGAAAATTCCTATTGGCATTTTCACAGCAATCACTGGTGTATCCGGTTCTGGGAAGAGTTCATTAATCAATGAAATTTTACACAAAAGCTTATCTGTTCATCTGCATCGTGCTAAGCAAAAACCTGGTAAGCATGAAAAAATAAACGGAATCGAGTATTTAGAAAAAGTAAT is a genomic window of Gracilibacillus salinarum containing:
- a CDS encoding peptide chain release factor 3; this translates as MGLQEEVKKRKTFAIISHPDAGKTTMTEKLLLFGNLIRSAGTVKGKKSGKFATSDWMEIEKQRGISVTSSVMNFEYKGHKVNILDTPGHEDFSEDTYRTLTAVDSVVMIIDATKGIEAQTIKLFKVCKMRGIPIFTFINKLDREGREPLELLDQIEEVLNIETYPMNWPVGMGKRFLGILDRYQDQFIKFNGNEEESYIPMSEMDQDEITQHPTYQETVDELELLNEAGDQFSIDRVLEGEQTPVFFGSALAPFGVQTFFDTFIELAPAPGPRRTTEEVISPNYPDFSGFIFKIQANMNPQHRDRIAFLRVCSGKFERGMNVTLARTGKSIRLGQTQQFVASSRDTVQEAYAGDIIGVYDPGSYRIGDTLLEGKNVFQYDELPQFPPEMFQRVTAKNVMKAKQFRKGIEQLVQEGAIQLFRGYPTDSMIIGAVGQLQYEVFQHRMKNEYNVEVMLESIGDRIPRWLKKDQVDPKLFDERNLLVKDREEDFLVLFKNDFALRWFVDKHPDVELIDLFEVNQYDQTSHS
- the uvrB gene encoding excinuclease ABC subunit UvrB; translation: MVDQHTFDLQAPYQPQGDQPRAIKELVEGVENNKRHQTLLGATGTGKTFTVSNVVKEINRPTLVIAHNKTLAGQLYSEFKEFFPNNAVEYFVSYYDYYQPEAYVPSTDTFIEKDASVNDEIDKLRHSATSSLFERNDVLVVASVSCIYGLGSPEEYSSQVLSLRVGMEKDRDELLRALVDIQYARNDIDFQRGTFRVRGDSVEIIPASREEHCVRIEFFGDEIDRIREVDALTGEILGDREHIAIFPASHFVTREEKLKVAMENIKKELNEQLAKFREEDKLLEAQRLEQRTNYDLEMMEEMGFCSGIENYSRHLSLRDAGSTPYTLIDYFPDDSLIVIDESHVTLPQIRGMYNGDQARKKVLVDHGFRLPSAMDNRPLTFDEFEQKANQLIYVSATPGPYELEHTPVMTEQIIRPTGLLDPEVDIRPIDGQVDDLIGEINKRVERNERVLVTTLTKKMSEDLTDYLKEVGLKVAYLHSEIKTLERIEVIRDLRVGKYDVLVGINLLREGLDIPEVSLVTILDADKEGFLRSERSLIQTMGRAARNENGRVIMYADKETDSMKRAIEETYRRREKQQAYNEKHGITPQTVNKGVRDVIRATIAAEDKEQYNEKAKEVSKMTKKERKSLIEQMEQEMKQAARDLDFERAAELRDAVLELKAEG
- the uvrA gene encoding excinuclease ABC subunit UvrA — its product is MAKKSISIQGARAHNLKNISIDIPKDKLVVLTGLSGSGKSSLAFDTIYAEGQRRYVESLSAYARQFLGQMDKPDVDSIEGLSPAISIDQKTTSRNPRSTVGTVTEIYDYMRLLFARIGHPICPIHGEEITSQTVEQMVDRILTYPERTKLQILAPVVSGRKGTHAKVLEDLQKEGYIRLRVDGEMREISDDIELDKNKNHSIEVVIDRIVVKEGITGRLSDSIETALKLGEGKVIVDVIGEEELLFSENHACPICGFSIDELEPRLFSFNSPWGACKTCDGLGSQLEVDVDLVIPNKDLTLNQGAIVAWEPTSSQYYPQMLKSVCNHYGIDMDVPVKKLSKRDMNRILKGSGKEKIYFRYENDYGMTRETDIYFEGVLNNIARRYRETSSDFIREQMEKYMANKACPTCEGYRLSDEALAVKVNDLHIGQVTELSVTEAIQFFTSLNLSEKEIQIAKMIVNELDDRLTFLKNVGLDYLTLSRAAGTLSGGEAQRIRLATQIGSALTGVLYVLDEPSIGLHQRDNDRLIQTLERMRDLGNTLIVVEHDEDTMLAADYLIDIGPGAGEHGGEVVAQGTPKQVMKKKRSLTGQYLSGEKFIPVPAKRSKPDNRYLEIIGAEENNLKNVDVKIPIGIFTAITGVSGSGKSSLINEILHKSLSVHLHRAKQKPGKHEKINGIEYLEKVIDIDQSPIGRTPRSNPATYTGAFDDIRDVFAQTNEAKIRGYKKGRFSFNVKGGRCEACRGDGIIKIEMHFLPDVYVPCEVCEGKRYNRETLEVKYKGKNIADVLDMTIEEALSFFENIPKIRRKMETIYDVGLGYVRLGQPATTLSGGEAQRVKLASELHRRSNGKSLYILDEPTTGLHIDDISRLLTVIQRLVDNGDTVIIIEHNLDVIKASDYIIDLGPEGGDGGGTIVATGTPEEVAEVKESHTGRYLKPVLERDKARMEAMIGK